GCGAGCAATATCGAGCCCTTCGACCCTGCGCAGAATACCTATCTCGCCAAGTTCGGTTCGCTCGGCAGCCAGAACGGCGAGTTCGGCTCGCACATCCAGATGCTGGCCATCGACTCGAAGGGGCGAATCTGGGTCAGCGACGACATCAACGAGCGCGTGCTCCAGTTCGACAAGGACGGTGTCTTCTTGCGCGGCATCGGCAGCGACACCGTCTGGACCTCGGCGAGCAGCGCGCCGATCGTCGCCCAGGGCACCACCAACTACGGCTTCAAGGATCCCGCGGGTCTTGCCGTCGATGCCCAGGACAACCTGTACGTCTCGGACGTGAACAATCGCCGCATCCTGAAGTACGACGCGAGCGGCAACTTCCTGATGGGCTTCGGAGGCAACCAGGTCTGGGTGGCGCCCGCGACCGCCTCCATCCCCGCGCACCGCAACGATACCGGCTATTTCCGCAACTACGGCCTCGATCTGGACCGGAACGGCAACATCTACATCGGCGGGTATTCGGACAACCGGGCATACGTCTTCAGCCCCAGCGGCCAGTTCCTTCGCGCCATCGGCCAGGGCACCACCTGGACCGCGACGGCGAGCGTCACCTGGGCCACGGGCTCGGTGCCCTCGACCTTCAATTCGTGCTGGCACGTGCGGGTGGACAAGACCGACGGCACCATGTACGTCTCCGACTTCAACGAGCGGGTCCAGGTCTTCACCTCCAATGGCGACTACGTGCGCACCATCTCGACCGTTACCGCGGACAAGCCCGACCAGCGGACGGCGGGCTTCTTCGAGCTCGGTCCCGACGGCAACGTCTACGTCGCCGCCTACGGCTCGAACCCCGGGCCGAACTTCTACCAGGTCTTCACGCGCACTGGCACCTTGCTCTCGCGCTTCGGGGAGTTCGGGACCGGCAATGGCCAGTTGCAGAATCCGGAAACCATCGCCTGGGCACCGGACGGGGCTTTCTGGACGGTGGATCGCGACGGGAGCCGGGTTCAGAAGTGGCGCAGCGCGAACCCTGCCGATCCGGCGGGGGCTTTGCGCCTGAGGGGCCATCGGCAGCCGGGGCCTGCGGTTTACGTCGGACCCGGCGTCTACGAGACGCCGCCTATCGATGCGGGGGCATCGATCACCTGGGGGGCGGCTTACTGGGACATCCCAACCTTGCCGGCGGGGACCCAGGTGACGGTGGAGGCGGGGCGCTCGAACGACGGTGTCAACTGGACCTGGAGCCTGGTGTCCGGGACGCCCGGGACGGGCCGGACGGCGGCCAACCTGGTGGGGGTGACGGGGCGCTACTGCAAGCTTCGCTTGACCATGAGCACGACCAACTCCGCACTTTCGCCGATCATCCAGGAAGTCGGGGTGCTGTACTGATGCGTCATGCGTGGTTGTTGGTTCCGATCTTGCTGGTGGCCTGCGCCCCGGCGCCTCGCCCCCTCACCGGGGCGCCGGCGCCCGTTTCGGCCGCGCAGACCGAGGCCGCGCTCTGGGGGCGGGTCTCATCGGGCTACGCGGCCCAGGCGACGGCTGCCGAGCTTGTGGCCTTTGCGACGGTGACCCTGCTGGATGCCAGCAACACGGTGGTGGCCACGGGGCTGACGGATGGCACGGGGGCTTTTAGCCTCAACCCGTTCGTGAGCTGGTCGCCCGTGACCAACACGGTTTACGTGCTGGAGGCCCTCAAGAGCTTCGACAAGACCAACGACCGAGCACAGCTGCGCTTCCGAACCCTGGTGGCCTGGGACGGGACCAAGTGGAAATCGCTCTCCGGCACGACGACCGCTCAAGGCGGCGGTGCGGGCGTGCTCTTGAACGGGCGGACCACGGCGCTTGCGGCGATCAAGGACCTGCGGGGCATCGTGGGTTCGAGCCTGCTGGGTGCCCTGGATCCGGCGACCGGGGTCTTCACCCCGGCGGCCGGCGTGACGACGAGCGAGGTGGACACGGTGGCGGGGCTGGTGAGCCAGGCGCTCGCTTCGAACCTCGACCCCGTCAAGTGGCTGACCTATGCGAGCGGGGTTTACGGTCTCGCGATGGGGCCCCAGACGGGCCGCGTGGTCTTCGACCTTGAGGATGCGATTACCCAGGGCCTGGCGGGAGCCACGGCGGTCCGCGGCGTGGACGGCGGCCGAGCTTATGCGATCGCGGGCGCGATCGCCATGTACGACGGTCAGCTCGGCGCGCGCGGGGTGGGCAACGGCCTCTTCGGCCCCATGACCGGCCTCGCCATCACCTCGGAGGGCATCCTGTACGCGGGTGATCGGACGAACAACCGCATCCAGCTACTCACCCTCGACGGGAGCTTCCTGCGGACCTACACCACGGTGGGATCCGGGGTCGGGGCCCTCTCGAACCCCCACAGCCTGGACGTGAACCGCAACGGCGACTTGCTGGTGAGCGACTATGCGAACTACCGTGTCTTGAAGCTCGACGCCACGGGCAACCTCCTGTTCGGGATCGGCAACGGGAGCAGCGGCTGGACCTCGGGGCAGGGCTCCACGGGCGGCAGCGGCCACAACCAGCTCAACGCCGCGCACTATGCCAAGTTCGACGTGGCGGGCAACATCTGGATCGCCGATTCGGTCAACCACCGCGTGCTCAAGTACGATCCGAGCGGCAACTTCCTCTTGGGCGTCGGCAACGGGACGAGCTGGACGACTGCGGCCGGCAACCAGAACGCGAGCGCGTCGATCGATCGGGCCTTCGACAACGCCATCAGCTTGGCGATCGCCCCCAACCAGGAGGTCTACGTCTCGGATCGCCGAAACCACCGCATCCAGCGCCTTTCGAGCAGCGGGGCCTTCCTCGGCAAGTGGGGCAGTAACGGCACGGGCCCCGGCCAGTTCGACATGCCCGAGGACATCCTCGTCGACCAGGCGGGGAACGTCTGGGTCAGCGAGTATAACGGTCACCGCATCCAGAAGTTCACCCGCACCGGCACTTACCTCGGTCAGTTCGGTTCGAGCGGGACGGGAGCGGGCCAGTTCAACCGGGCGCGCGGCATGGCCTGGGCGCCGGACGGAGCTCTCTACGTGGCGGACGAGAACAACTACCGCATCCAGCGCCTGATTCCCTCCAACGGGCCGATGCAGTTCCCGACCGGCGGGAATTTCAACCGCGCGAAGGGCACCTTCTCCCTCTGGTTCAAGCCGAGCTGGGGGATCGAGTCGACCACGACCCGTTACCTCTTCGAGATCAGCCAGCCCAATGCGCGTTTCGTGTTGACCTACGGCAACCCGAATACCGGCCTGGCCGATAAGCTCTACTTCTACGTTTCGGACAACACGGCGAGCGAAGCGCAGACCCGGCGTGTCGGCATCGATCGCGCTGAGCTCGAGCAGGTCCTGCGACCGGGCCAGTGGCACCACGTGGCCTGCACCTGGGATGCCGCCACGGGCCAGGTGCGCTTCTTCCTGCAGGGCAAGGAGTACGGGAGCTTCCAGACGGGCAATCCCGCGAGCTTCAACTTCGGCGACCCCGGCAACCTGATGGTCGGAGCGGCCATCAGCGGGACGTCCCTGTTCGCCAATTCGGTCATCGACCAGTTCCGGATCTACGACGGGGTGCTGAGCCCCGAGGCGATCGCCCGCGAGGCGAGCAAGCTGGTCCAGGAGTGAGCGCCATGCAACGTCTTCGCTTGATGCTGACCCTCCTGCTTTCGGCCTTGATGGTGCTCGCGTGCCGTCCAGCGCCCATGACGCCTGCGATCGCGCCGGTGGCCACAGAGGCGCCGCTCTTGCGCGGCCAGCTCCAACTGCCGGAGGGCTACGGGACCCAGGCGACGGCGGGCCAGGTGCGCGCCAACGCGACGGTGACCCTGCTCGACCTATCGACCTTCCAGGCCAAGGGCACGGGCATCACTGCCCCGGACGGCTCCTTCACCGTGCAGGCCCTTGGCTCGTTCACCCCCGTCCTGGGGACGCTGTACCTGCTGGAGTCCAGCAAGGCGCTAGGGGGCACCTCGAACGCGGCCTTCAGGCTGCGGACCCTGGTGCAGTTCAATGCGGGCGGCTGGACCTCCGTCTCGGGGGCCGCGATCCAGCTCTCGCCCATGACCACGGCCGTCGCCGTCCTCTGGGATCACCTGGGCCTTTCGGCCGCGGACGTCATCGGCAAGGTGACGCGTGATCCGAGCACGGGCCTGCACCAGGCGAGCGCTCTGACGGCCACCCTGAGCGCCGCGAAGGTCCAGGAGATCGAGGGCTTGGTCAATCAGGCGCTGCTCTTGTCCATGGACCCGGTGCAGACCATCCGGCCGGGCCCGGGCGACGCGTTCAGGCTGACCCTCGAGAACGCCAGCCTGAACTTGCTGGTGAACGCGGGCTTCGAGGAGGGGAGCACGCCCCCTTCGAACTGGAAGCTGCACAACACGGCCAACGCCTCTTACTCGCTGGATACCGCGGCCCCCTACGAGGGGCGACGCAGCCTGCGCATCGCCTATACCAGTGCGGGTGACAACTGGCTCGGACAGGGCTACGACGGCACGAACGGCCGAACCCCTTTGAGGCTCGTGGCGGGCCGTACCTACACCTACTCGGTCTATGCGCGCGGAGCAGTCGGGGGCGAGAAGCTGGCGCTCGCCTTCAACTATCAGGTTCCCTTCGGCGAGCAGCGTAGCACGATCTTTGCCCTCACCACCGGCTGGAAGCGCTACTCCTGGACCTTCACCTCCGCCTACTCGACCTCCCAGGCGATCGCGCTCGTTCGCTTCAACGATTCGATCGGTCAAGCGGTCGGAGCGACCCTCTACGTGGACGCCGCCCAGCTGGAGGAGGGCGGCATCGGCAGCGATTACCAGGCGCAAACCAAGCTCTTGATCGACGGCATCGCCAATGCCTACGAGGGTGCGGGCGTCACCCCGAGCGCGGGGCGCGTCGGCAAGGGGATCGTGGTCGATAACGGGGTCAACATCGCCTCGAACTCGCTCTCGCCCCTGCAGAACACCAGCTTCGAGGTGGATAGCAACGCCGACGGCGTGCCCGATGGCATGACCAGGACCGGACCTGCTGCCCTCTGCTCCCTGGATGCCACCAACGCCCTCTTCGGGCAGTACGCCCTCAAGATGGATCGCTCGGGCGGCGCCACCACCGAAATCGTTAACTATCCCTCCTACTACCCCTTCAAGCCCGGTCGGTATTACACCGTTTCGATCTGGGTCAAGGGCCAGAACATTTCAGGGGCCCCCGACAACAGCAACTTCGGGCTCTACCTGGACCAGCGCACCCCCACGGGCGCCTACGGCGGGTCGCCGCGCATGGCGGCCCCCACCGGGACCTTCGACTGGACGCGGCTCAGCGTCAGCTTCTACTGGAACCCCGCCTGCGACCACCTGGATCTGTATCCGATCTTCCGCAACAAGACGGGGATCGCCTGGTGGGATGGTCTTCAGGTCGAAGAGGGAATGATGCCCACCCCGTACGCGGGCGATGGGACGAGCGTCGATCGGCTGACCGTCGATGCCCGCCCGCTGAATCCTGCCCAGGGCACGATCTCGTTCTGGTACCGCCCCGCCTATGACTGGAGCGACGATCGAGGCAACGGCTACCTCATGGGCATGACGAACGCGGCCGATGACGCCATCGTGTTCCTGCGAAAGAATCGGACGGCCGCGGGTGGCCAGAGTCTCACGTTGGCGGTCCATGACGGGGCGAACTGGCGCACGGCTGATTGGTTTGCGTCCACCGAGGCCTGGAAGGCGGATACCTGGCACCACGTGGGGCTGACCTGGGGTGCGCGAAACTCGGAGCTGTTCGTCGACGGAGAGTGCGTGGCGGTGAGCGACTACAGCGGAGCGATTTATTTCGCGCGGCAGCTGCGTTTGCTGTATTTCTCGGGCCTCGGCAACAACGCAGGCTACTGCTTGAACGGGACCATCGACGGGCTCAAGGTCTGGGACGCGCAGCGGGATCCGATCGCCATCCGGCGCGACGCGTTAGGTGTAACAGCTTTGTAGCATCGGGGTTTTAGCCTAACGCTTGTCGTGGCGCCCATTTCGGGCGGTTATTTCATTCCTGAATCGTGGAATGAATCATGCAGTCAGGCGTTTTGGCTAGCGAGGCTACAGCTTGAAGCGAATCTCCCTCCTGCTGGTGGCATGCCTCTGCGCGTGTCAGCCGAGCGTACGTCCCATCGTCGAGCCGCCGCAAATCGGCGCGGCTTCTCAAGAACCCGCCTCGCTTTGGGGGCGGGTGTCGTCGGGCTACGCGGCGCAGGCGACGGCAGGGGAGCTTGTGGCCTTTGCGACGGTTACGCTGCTGGACGGTAGCAACACGGTGGTGGCGACGGGGCTGACGGATGGCACGGGGACTTTCAGTCTCAATCCCTTCGTGAGCTGGGCGCCCGTGACCAACACGGTTTACGTGCTGGAGGCCCTCAAGAGCTTCGACAAGACCAACGACCGAGCACAGCTGCGCTTCCGGACCCTGGTGGCCTGGGAC
The nucleotide sequence above comes from bacterium. Encoded proteins:
- a CDS encoding NHL repeat-containing protein, which produces MHRAMAWLVMLTFLGGCHLASSPGVEPPRSPAAAQGTASVALRVAFPERTAQALVANTQSVKILLRDADGHDLTRTVDTGAPTTVQFEGLAPGGGYTLYAAGYSGLNATGIMLSWGKLPVTLASGRNQLSLSLSVVMKAGAGAADLVTGPSGNGAIQLGAQKVFTTMRDFQAPGMSASNIEPFDPAQNTYLAKFGSLGSQNGEFGSHIQMLAIDSKGRIWVSDDINERVLQFDKDGVFLRGIGSDTVWTSASSAPIVAQGTTNYGFKDPAGLAVDAQDNLYVSDVNNRRILKYDASGNFLMGFGGNQVWVAPATASIPAHRNDTGYFRNYGLDLDRNGNIYIGGYSDNRAYVFSPSGQFLRAIGQGTTWTATASVTWATGSVPSTFNSCWHVRVDKTDGTMYVSDFNERVQVFTSNGDYVRTISTVTADKPDQRTAGFFELGPDGNVYVAAYGSNPGPNFYQVFTRTGTLLSRFGEFGTGNGQLQNPETIAWAPDGAFWTVDRDGSRVQKWRSANPADPAGALRLRGHRQPGPAVYVGPGVYETPPIDAGASITWGAAYWDIPTLPAGTQVTVEAGRSNDGVNWTWSLVSGTPGTGRTAANLVGVTGRYCKLRLTMSTTNSALSPIIQEVGVLY
- a CDS encoding carbohydrate binding domain-containing protein, which gives rise to MQRLRLMLTLLLSALMVLACRPAPMTPAIAPVATEAPLLRGQLQLPEGYGTQATAGQVRANATVTLLDLSTFQAKGTGITAPDGSFTVQALGSFTPVLGTLYLLESSKALGGTSNAAFRLRTLVQFNAGGWTSVSGAAIQLSPMTTAVAVLWDHLGLSAADVIGKVTRDPSTGLHQASALTATLSAAKVQEIEGLVNQALLLSMDPVQTIRPGPGDAFRLTLENASLNLLVNAGFEEGSTPPSNWKLHNTANASYSLDTAAPYEGRRSLRIAYTSAGDNWLGQGYDGTNGRTPLRLVAGRTYTYSVYARGAVGGEKLALAFNYQVPFGEQRSTIFALTTGWKRYSWTFTSAYSTSQAIALVRFNDSIGQAVGATLYVDAAQLEEGGIGSDYQAQTKLLIDGIANAYEGAGVTPSAGRVGKGIVVDNGVNIASNSLSPLQNTSFEVDSNADGVPDGMTRTGPAALCSLDATNALFGQYALKMDRSGGATTEIVNYPSYYPFKPGRYYTVSIWVKGQNISGAPDNSNFGLYLDQRTPTGAYGGSPRMAAPTGTFDWTRLSVSFYWNPACDHLDLYPIFRNKTGIAWWDGLQVEEGMMPTPYAGDGTSVDRLTVDARPLNPAQGTISFWYRPAYDWSDDRGNGYLMGMTNAADDAIVFLRKNRTAAGGQSLTLAVHDGANWRTADWFASTEAWKADTWHHVGLTWGARNSELFVDGECVAVSDYSGAIYFARQLRLLYFSGLGNNAGYCLNGTIDGLKVWDAQRDPIAIRRDALGVTAL